A single candidate division KSB1 bacterium DNA region contains:
- a CDS encoding DASS family sodium-coupled anion symporter: MRQILLSAIVKTFFRRAGRPVIIAGAGLAYWLIASLPTPNDLPPQAMKAVAIFVVCTIFYVTNVIPLMITSLLAVILFPLTGVLDAKTTFALFGNEAVFFILGAFILASPFMRSGLSKRIALAVLRRFGVSPRALLLGILLLSAFLSCWMSEHAVAAMLFPIVIEITDCLGLSPIKSRFGKAIFLALAAGCIIGGITTFLGGARAPLAVGMLREATGQTISFTPWALAALPTTLLLLVSAYFLYLLLYPPEVANVENAQDMLERRERELGRISRREIGVGLLTVGTIIAWMFLGEQFGLAKIAIIAVVIAFVFKLTEWQEVEEDVNWGVFLMYGGAICLGYAMEKTGGAEWLARHTLGAFVESPVLLIAAISFLSIALTELLSNSAVVALLMPVALSMGHHLGIDPRIMTMVVAIPSGLGFMLPLGTPATAIAFSSGFLAVRDTVRTGLILFPIGWVIFNLSIHFIWPLVGFKLP, from the coding sequence ATGAGACAAATTTTGCTTTCCGCCATCGTCAAAACATTTTTCCGGCGAGCCGGCCGGCCGGTGATTATTGCCGGGGCCGGGCTGGCTTATTGGCTGATTGCCTCGCTGCCCACACCCAACGATCTGCCGCCGCAAGCCATGAAAGCGGTGGCGATCTTCGTCGTTTGCACCATTTTTTATGTTACCAACGTCATTCCGCTGATGATCACGAGTTTGCTGGCGGTGATTTTATTTCCATTGACTGGCGTTCTCGATGCGAAAACCACCTTTGCGTTGTTCGGCAATGAGGCGGTTTTTTTTATTCTCGGCGCCTTTATTCTGGCCTCGCCGTTCATGCGCAGCGGCCTCTCGAAACGTATTGCGCTGGCGGTGTTGCGGCGGTTCGGCGTCTCGCCTCGCGCTCTTCTCCTCGGCATCTTGCTTTTGTCCGCGTTTCTTTCCTGCTGGATGTCGGAACACGCGGTTGCCGCCATGCTCTTTCCAATCGTGATCGAGATCACAGATTGCCTCGGCCTGTCGCCGATCAAAAGCCGTTTCGGCAAAGCCATTTTTTTGGCGTTGGCAGCCGGTTGCATCATCGGCGGCATCACCACGTTTTTGGGAGGCGCGCGGGCGCCCCTCGCCGTCGGCATGTTGCGCGAAGCCACCGGACAGACGATCAGTTTTACGCCGTGGGCCCTGGCGGCGCTGCCGACGACTTTGCTGTTGCTGGTTTCGGCTTATTTTTTATATCTGCTGCTTTACCCGCCGGAAGTGGCAAATGTCGAAAATGCGCAAGACATGCTGGAGCGCCGCGAGCGCGAATTGGGGCGAATCAGCCGCCGGGAAATCGGCGTCGGCCTGCTCACCGTGGGGACGATTATCGCCTGGATGTTTCTGGGTGAACAATTCGGTTTGGCCAAAATCGCCATCATCGCCGTCGTCATCGCCTTCGTGTTCAAGCTCACGGAATGGCAGGAAGTCGAAGAAGATGTGAATTGGGGAGTTTTTCTCATGTATGGCGGCGCCATCTGCTTGGGCTACGCCATGGAAAAAACCGGCGGCGCCGAATGGCTGGCCCGCCACACGCTCGGCGCGTTTGTCGAATCACCCGTCTTGTTGATTGCCGCGATTTCATTTCTGTCCATCGCGCTCACGGAATTGCTCAGCAACTCCGCGGTCGTGGCGCTGCTCATGCCGGTGGCGTTGAGCATGGGCCATCATCTCGGCATCGATCCGAGAATCATGACCATGGTCGTCGCCATTCCCAGCGGTTTAGGCTTCATGTTGCCATTGGGCACACCGGCCACTGCCATTGCGTTTTCTTCCGGATTCCTGGCCGTGCGGGACACCGTGCGCACCGGGCTGATCTTGTTTCCAATCGGTTGGGTGATTTTCAATTTATCCATTCATTTTATCTGGCCTTTGGTTGGTTTTAAATTACCATAA
- a CDS encoding universal stress protein codes for MSKIMLLLSFLRRSPQCIDLALQIAAERQSELIVLFVLDAEILQAVTRKLTEDGWIGGKPSEQFIEALRQEYREQAQAKIQEVEEAARLKAIPVRSFLREGVLAEEALALLEQEKIDLIIVTRRKRSRLSRLLFGSAVGDLMKQAPCPVKVIDEN; via the coding sequence ATGTCTAAAATCATGTTACTGCTTTCGTTTTTGCGCCGCTCGCCGCAATGCATCGATCTGGCGCTGCAAATCGCCGCCGAACGCCAATCCGAGCTGATCGTGTTGTTCGTTTTGGATGCGGAAATTTTGCAGGCCGTGACCCGCAAGCTCACCGAAGACGGCTGGATCGGCGGCAAGCCTTCAGAGCAATTCATCGAGGCTTTGCGGCAGGAATACCGCGAGCAGGCGCAGGCCAAAATTCAGGAGGTTGAAGAAGCCGCGCGCCTCAAAGCGATTCCGGTCCGGTCATTTTTGCGGGAGGGCGTTTTGGCGGAGGAGGCCTTGGCGCTGCTGGAACAAGAAAAGATCGACCTGATCATCGTTACGCGGCGAAAACGTTCGCGGCTGTCGCGCCTTCTCTTCGGTTCGGCGGTGGGAGATTTGATGAAGCAAGCGCCCTGTCCGGTCAAGGTTATCGACGAAAACTAG
- a CDS encoding sodium:proton antiporter has translation MGKSLPLWSSFPFVGILLSIALLPLLAPHFWHHHFGKITAAWALVFAIPFVLTYHGAAMHEILHIYLNDYIPFIIMLWALYTVAGGIFIDGTPVGTPLANTTMLAIGTLIASWVGTTGASMLLIRPMLQMNKLRQRKAHIVVFFIFLVSNLGGALTPLGDPPLFLGFLHGVPFFWTMKLIPEMLVVSAIVLGLFFIFDTIMHRREQTTLPKAARHGRAARVHANPGPAKAEKIRLRGLHNVLLLVGVIGGVLFSGLAKMGEFKFLGVALAVQDAIRDLILIAMGLLSLKFTSKEIREGNGFSWGPIQEVAILFAGIFMTIIPMLAMLKAGTEGALAFIIGAVREPWQYFWVTGSLSSFLDNAPTYLTFLNTALGRFYPGQPELQAVQALIAGNEIYLKAISCGAVFMGANTYIGNAPNFMVKSIAEENGVKMPSFFGYMLYSLLILIPSFTLVTFIFF, from the coding sequence ATGGGAAAATCCCTGCCGTTGTGGAGCAGCTTTCCTTTCGTCGGTATTCTGTTGTCAATTGCGTTGCTTCCGCTGCTGGCGCCGCATTTTTGGCATCATCATTTCGGCAAGATCACCGCAGCGTGGGCGCTGGTTTTTGCCATTCCTTTTGTACTCACTTATCACGGCGCCGCGATGCACGAGATTTTGCATATCTATTTGAACGATTATATTCCTTTCATCATTATGCTGTGGGCATTATACACGGTGGCCGGCGGCATTTTCATTGATGGGACGCCAGTGGGGACGCCGCTTGCCAACACGACCATGCTCGCCATCGGCACGCTCATCGCCTCGTGGGTGGGCACCACTGGCGCTTCGATGCTCTTGATTCGTCCGATGCTGCAGATGAACAAGCTGCGGCAGAGAAAGGCGCATATCGTGGTGTTTTTCATTTTTCTCGTCAGCAACCTGGGTGGCGCCCTCACCCCGCTCGGGGATCCGCCGCTGTTTCTCGGTTTTCTGCACGGCGTGCCGTTTTTCTGGACGATGAAGCTCATTCCGGAAATGCTCGTCGTTTCCGCAATCGTGCTTGGCTTGTTTTTTATTTTTGACACCATCATGCACCGGCGTGAGCAAACCACGTTGCCGAAAGCCGCCCGGCATGGCCGCGCGGCGCGTGTCCATGCCAACCCGGGCCCGGCAAAAGCAGAGAAAATTCGCCTTCGCGGCTTGCACAATGTGCTCTTGCTGGTCGGCGTGATTGGCGGCGTGCTGTTCAGCGGGCTGGCGAAAATGGGTGAATTCAAGTTTCTTGGCGTCGCGTTGGCGGTACAGGACGCGATTCGGGATTTGATCCTCATCGCCATGGGCTTGCTCAGCTTGAAGTTTACCTCAAAGGAAATTCGTGAGGGCAACGGCTTTAGCTGGGGGCCGATTCAGGAAGTGGCGATTCTCTTTGCCGGCATTTTCATGACCATCATCCCGATGCTGGCGATGCTCAAAGCCGGCACCGAGGGGGCGTTGGCCTTCATCATCGGCGCGGTGCGCGAGCCGTGGCAATATTTTTGGGTCACTGGCAGCCTCTCGAGTTTTTTGGACAATGCGCCGACCTACTTGACGTTTCTCAACACCGCGCTTGGCCGATTCTATCCCGGTCAACCCGAGTTGCAAGCCGTGCAGGCGTTGATCGCCGGAAACGAGATTTATTTAAAGGCCATTTCCTGCGGCGCAGTTTTTATGGGCGCGAACACCTATATCGGCAACGCCCCGAACTTCATGGTCAAATCCATTGCCGAAGAAAACGGCGTTAAAATGCCCAGCTTTTTTGGTTATATGCTTTACTCGCTGCTGATTTTAATACCGAGCTTTACTTTGGTGACGTTCATTTTTTTCTAA
- a CDS encoding dicarboxylate/amino acid:cation symporter: MAAESPSKPRLARHTKIFLGLLFGAIAGVLCNKFFIGTSPLAVVQKYLSDPLGRIFLNMLIMVVIPLVFSSLALGVAQIGDLKHLGRIGMRTMLYFFLVTAIAVTIGLLLVNIIRPGDYLPEETKNKLMAEYSKEASEKMGLAGKAEFGIQTLVNIVPRNPFAAVAQPNPDMLALIFVALMTGVALTLIKNDNSQPVIRVLEGVNEIAVKIINIAMKLAPLGVAALIFSVTSRFGFDLIVALGMYVVTVLVGLTLHQFGAFSILVRLFARYNPFKFFKKVETVMLTAFSTSSSSATLPTTMMVSQENLGIPPKITGFVIPLGATMNMNGTALFEGVTVLFLAQVFGVDLSLGAQLIVVIMSVLTAVGAAGVPSGSIPLLIIVLQMVGVPPEGIAIILGVDRILDMCRTVLNVTGDVTCAAYVARSEGIALKE, translated from the coding sequence ATGGCAGCAGAATCCCCTTCCAAACCTCGCCTGGCACGGCACACGAAAATTTTTCTGGGCCTGCTTTTTGGCGCCATTGCCGGTGTGCTGTGCAACAAGTTTTTCATCGGCACATCGCCTTTGGCCGTGGTGCAGAAATATCTCAGCGATCCGCTCGGCAGGATTTTTCTGAACATGCTGATCATGGTCGTTATTCCGCTGGTTTTTTCCAGCCTGGCTTTAGGGGTGGCGCAAATCGGCGACCTCAAGCATCTTGGCCGTATCGGCATGCGCACCATGCTTTACTTCTTTCTGGTTACGGCGATAGCGGTGACCATTGGCCTGCTGCTGGTCAACATCATTCGGCCCGGCGACTACCTGCCGGAAGAGACCAAGAACAAGCTCATGGCGGAGTACAGCAAAGAAGCCAGCGAAAAAATGGGCTTGGCCGGCAAGGCCGAATTCGGCATTCAAACGCTGGTGAACATTGTGCCGCGCAATCCATTTGCCGCCGTGGCGCAGCCGAACCCCGACATGCTGGCGTTGATCTTCGTCGCGCTGATGACTGGCGTGGCGCTGACTTTGATCAAGAACGACAACAGCCAGCCGGTGATCCGCGTCTTGGAAGGCGTCAACGAAATCGCGGTGAAGATCATTAACATCGCCATGAAGCTCGCGCCTTTGGGGGTCGCCGCGCTGATCTTCAGCGTGACGTCAAGATTCGGCTTCGATTTGATCGTGGCGCTGGGTATGTATGTGGTCACGGTGCTGGTGGGCCTGACACTGCACCAATTCGGCGCCTTCTCGATTTTGGTGCGCCTCTTCGCGCGCTACAATCCTTTCAAATTTTTCAAAAAAGTGGAAACCGTCATGCTCACGGCGTTTTCCACCAGTTCCAGCAGCGCCACCCTGCCGACGACGATGATGGTCTCGCAGGAGAATCTCGGCATTCCACCCAAGATCACTGGCTTTGTCATCCCCCTTGGCGCGACGATGAACATGAACGGTACCGCGCTCTTCGAAGGGGTGACGGTTTTGTTCCTGGCGCAAGTCTTCGGCGTTGATTTGAGTCTGGGCGCGCAGTTAATCGTCGTCATTATGAGCGTGCTCACCGCCGTCGGCGCCGCCGGCGTGCCCTCCGGCTCCATTCCGCTGCTGATCATCGTTCTACAAATGGTCGGCGTGCCGCCGGAAGGCATCGCCATCATTCTCGGCGTGGATCGCATTCTCGACATGTGCCGCACGGTGCTGAACGTCACCGGTGACGTGACCTGCGCAGCGTATGTCGCACGCTCGGAAGGCATTGCTTTGAAAGAATAA
- a CDS encoding sodium-translocating pyrophosphatase — MQDILIPGVTSLLALGFVAYLAMDVLRHNPGNAKMVEISQAVQAGAKAFLRREYMYVAAFVGVIAILIAAAPMFSNVALNWQTSVAFIAGGIASAIAGYIGMSIATRANSRTTQGAVDGGLKGALGVAVSGGAVMGMSVVGVSLLGLCIVYAAFNGDPIIVNGYAMGASLVALFARSGGGIFTKGADMGADLVGKVEANIPEDDPRNPAVIADNVGDNVGDVAGLGADLLESYVEAMIAAMAIAAGMSMLLANNDVHSLIVLPLNVASIGIIASIIGIIFVKATGRGNPQGALMGGLYVSAGLTAIGTYFLFKTQGVAYENYSVMGPFWATIAGVLSGVIIGFTSEYYTSSKYKPVKNLADESQSGPAITVTGGLALGMASTAIPVIVLAVALIASYNLAGIYGVAMASLGMLATTGMVVAVDSYGPIADNAGGIAEMAHLDPGVRKITDSLDSVGNTTAAIGKGFAIGSAAFAAMGLIVAYMHSVKLEKADLQDPKVLAGIIIGGMLPFFFSSMLFKAVSKAAFKMIAEVRRQFREIPGLREGKALPDSAKCVDISTIGAINGMLLPGAMAILAPVLTGFILGPSALAGLLLGALVTGVMLGIQMANSGGAMDNAKKYVEEGNYGGKGSETHKATVIGDTVGDPLKDTVGPSINILIKLMAVISLVLAPIFMQ; from the coding sequence GTGCAGGATATTTTGATTCCGGGTGTAACGAGTTTGCTGGCGCTCGGTTTTGTTGCCTATCTCGCCATGGATGTTTTGCGCCACAATCCAGGCAATGCCAAGATGGTGGAGATTTCTCAAGCCGTGCAAGCCGGCGCCAAGGCATTTCTGCGGCGCGAGTATATGTATGTCGCTGCTTTTGTCGGCGTCATTGCCATTCTGATCGCCGCGGCGCCGATGTTCTCCAATGTCGCTTTGAATTGGCAAACCTCAGTTGCATTTATTGCCGGCGGCATCGCCTCGGCGATTGCCGGCTACATCGGCATGAGCATCGCGACACGCGCCAATTCGCGCACCACCCAGGGCGCGGTTGATGGCGGCCTCAAAGGCGCACTGGGCGTGGCCGTTTCCGGCGGCGCGGTGATGGGCATGAGCGTCGTCGGCGTATCGCTGCTCGGCCTGTGCATCGTCTATGCCGCTTTCAACGGCGATCCCATTATCGTCAACGGCTACGCCATGGGCGCGAGTCTCGTTGCGCTCTTCGCACGCAGCGGCGGCGGCATTTTCACCAAAGGCGCAGACATGGGCGCTGATTTGGTTGGAAAAGTCGAAGCCAATATTCCCGAAGACGACCCGCGCAACCCGGCAGTGATTGCGGACAACGTCGGCGACAACGTCGGCGACGTGGCCGGCTTGGGCGCTGATTTGTTGGAGTCGTATGTCGAAGCCATGATCGCGGCGATGGCGATTGCCGCCGGTATGAGCATGCTGCTCGCCAACAATGACGTGCATTCCTTGATCGTGCTGCCGTTGAATGTCGCGAGCATCGGCATCATTGCCTCGATAATCGGCATTATTTTCGTGAAAGCCACGGGCCGCGGCAACCCGCAGGGCGCGCTGATGGGCGGCTTGTATGTCAGCGCCGGCTTGACTGCCATCGGCACGTATTTTCTGTTTAAAACCCAGGGCGTGGCTTATGAAAATTACAGCGTCATGGGGCCGTTTTGGGCGACGATTGCCGGCGTGCTCTCTGGCGTGATCATCGGCTTCACCAGCGAATATTACACCTCTTCAAAATACAAGCCGGTTAAAAATTTGGCCGACGAGTCGCAAAGCGGCCCGGCCATCACCGTCACCGGCGGGTTGGCGCTCGGCATGGCGTCGACGGCGATACCAGTTATTGTTCTGGCGGTCGCGCTGATTGCTTCGTATAACCTCGCGGGCATTTATGGCGTGGCGATGGCCAGCCTTGGCATGTTGGCGACGACCGGCATGGTCGTTGCGGTTGATAGCTACGGACCAATTGCGGACAACGCCGGCGGCATCGCCGAGATGGCGCATCTCGATCCCGGCGTGCGCAAGATTACTGACAGCCTCGATTCCGTCGGCAACACCACCGCCGCCATCGGCAAAGGTTTCGCCATCGGCTCCGCTGCGTTCGCCGCGATGGGTTTGATTGTGGCCTATATGCACTCCGTCAAATTGGAAAAAGCCGATTTGCAAGACCCGAAGGTGTTGGCCGGAATCATTATCGGCGGCATGCTGCCGTTCTTTTTTTCTTCGATGCTCTTCAAAGCGGTGAGCAAAGCCGCGTTCAAAATGATCGCGGAAGTGCGCCGGCAATTTCGCGAGATTCCCGGCTTGCGCGAAGGCAAGGCCTTGCCGGATTCCGCCAAATGTGTTGACATCAGCACCATCGGCGCGATCAACGGCATGTTGCTGCCCGGCGCCATGGCGATTTTGGCGCCGGTTCTCACCGGTTTCATTCTTGGGCCGTCGGCATTGGCCGGCTTGCTTTTGGGCGCGCTGGTGACCGGCGTCATGCTCGGTATTCAAATGGCCAACAGCGGCGGCGCGATGGACAACGCCAAAAAATATGTTGAAGAAGGCAACTACGGCGGCAAAGGCTCGGAAACTCACAAAGCCACCGTCATTGGCGACACCGTCGGCGATCCGCTGAAAGATACCGTCGGCCCCTCCATCAACATTTTGATCAAATTGATGGCCGTGATCTCCCTGGTCCTGGCGCCGATTTTTATGCAATGA